Within the Leptotrichia sp. oral taxon 498 genome, the region TTTTCATCGACAACTTCCAAATTCAAATTTTCATACCCAAAATAATTAAAAAAATCTAAAACACCCAATTTATAGTCCACATTTCTATTATCTTTTTTATTTTTTAAAAAACAATCTCTATCTTTTATTGTCATCTCAAAAATAATTTTTTTTCTCTTTTGAATTTTTGAAATTTTCTCCAAAAAAAATTCATTAATTTCATTTTGTTTTTCAAAATCATTCGTCCCATAAATAATTTTAGGATTAAAAACTAAATTTTCTTTTCCAAATGAATCTTCTTTTATTTTATAATTCAAAATATTTTTTACATCATTAAAATAAATACTCACATTCCAAAGTTTTTCAATATTTTTAAAACAAATTTTATAATTTTCTTTCATTTTTCTAGTTTTCCTCTTTTTCCTTTCAAAACTTTAAAATTTTTTATTAAATTTTTTTATTTTAATTTTAAAAATATTTTATTATTTTTTCCAATTTTTTTTCATCAATCAAAAGTTTCATCTCAAATTTAAAATTCTTTTTTTTAAGAATTCCAAAATATCTTGAATCAAACGAAGTCGGTGTATCTCCCATAACAAAAAATTCATCTTTTCTTAAAACATAACTTTCTTCTTTTTTTATATTTTTATTTTCGTTTTTATTTTCATTCAATCCTTTTATCTTAAAAATTTCCCCCTTTTTTTCCCCATTGATAAAAATCCCGCCATTTCTATTTTCTATTTTATCCCCACAAACTCCTACAATTCTTTTAATCAAATAAATTTTTTTCATTTTATTTTTATTCGGAAAATTTTCCAAATATTTCAAATACTTTTTGTCAAGTTCAAACAAAACCAAATTATTTTTTTTATATTTTGGAAAAAATTTTTTAAAATAAATTCCCTTTGTAAGGCTATTTGTCACATTGTAAGTAAATCTTGAGAAAATAAAAATTATACTAAAAAAAATAAATATAATAACTAAAAAAATATTCTTTTTGAAAAAATTCAGCATATTCATTTTAACTCCTTTTTAATTTTAATTTATTATACCATTAATTTAAAATTAAAACAAGATTTATTTTTAAATTTTTAAAAAATATTGAAAAAATAATAATTTAAAATAATATTTAAATTTTTAAAAAATATTGAAAAAATAATAATTTAAAATAATATTTAAATTTTTAAAAAAAATATTTGACAAATTTATAAATTAAATGTATAATGTAACCAAGAAATATTTGTAATTATTTCAATTTAAAAATAATAATCATTTATAGTTAAATAATAAAATCAATTGTCAGAAAATTTCTCTACTTTTCATTAACCGATTTTTATCTTTCGGCTTAATGTAAATTAATTTCTCTAAAATAAAATTTTTAATTTGATTTATTTAACTATAAATTTAAAAATTAAAACTTAGGAGGAATAAATATGTCATTAATTGGAAAAAAAGTTGATAATTTTACAGTTCAAGGTTATCAAAACGAAACTTTCAGAGAAGTAAACTTTGAAAAAGATATTTTGGGAAAATGGAGCATTTTTATGTTCTATCCAGCAGATTTCACATTTGTTTGCCCAACAGAATTAGAAGATTTGGAAGATCACCACAAAGAATTAAATGATTTGGGATTTGAAGTTTATTCAGTAAGTACTGATACTCACTTCACTCACAAAGCTTGGCACGATCATTCAGAAGCAATTAGCAAAGTAACTTTCACAATGCTAGGAGATCCAAAAAAAGAATTAGTTAAAATCTTTGATGTTTTGGAAGAAGAATCAGGAATGGCTTTCAGAGGAACTTTCATTGTAAACCCTGAAGGAAAAATCGTTGCTTACGAAGTAAACGACGGTGGAATCGGAAGAGATGCTTCAGAATTAGTAAGAAGAGCAAAAGCGGCAAAATTTGTACATGACAATCCTGGATTAGTTTGCCCAGCTAAATGGAAAGAAGGAGAAAAAACATTAAAACCTGGATTAGATTTAGTAGGTAAAATTTAATTCATAAAAAAATTATCCACAATTTAAAAATATAAAATGATTTAAGGGAGTTTTTCTCCCTTATTTTGAATAAATAAAAAAAATAAAATAATAATAAAAATTAAATTAATTTAAAAGGAGTAAAAATGGCTTTATTAGATAAAAATATTGTAGAACAATTAAAGGGGTATTTTAATAATATAAATGGAAATATCGAAATGGTGTCTTTTTTGGACGACAGCGAAAAATCAAAAGAATTAGATAGTTTTCTAACAGAAGTTGACGCTATTTCAGACAAAGTTAATTACACAAAAAAAATTTTTGGAAGTGACGCTGATTTTGAAAAAATGCACAATATCACAAGACCAATTTCATTTACTTTATTAAAAGATGGAAAAAAATCTGGAATTAACTTTAACGGAATTCCTGGAGGACATGAATTTAACAGCTTCATTTTGGCGATACTTGGACTTGCTGGGATGGGTAAAAAATTGGGAGGAGAACAATTAATTAAAGTAGAATCTGTTACAAAACCTTTAAATATCGAAACTTATGTTTCTCTTTCTTGTACAAAATGTCCTGAAGTTATTCAAGCATTAAATATAATTTCTATGGCAAATGAAAATATTACAACTTCATTGATTGACGGAGGAGTTTTCACTGAAGAAGTTACTCAAAAAAATATTCAAGGTGTGCCAGTTGTTTATATCAATGGAGAAAAAGCTTCTGTTGGAGAAAAAACAATTGAAGAATTGATTGATATTGTTATAAATGCCTAATACCCTAAAATATTTTATATAATTTAAAAAGAAACTATTTCATAAAATTATCTTATGAGATAGTTTCTTTTTTTATAATTTATTACTTTTTCTAAACAAATCTTTTACCCTCAAATTATTTTTTCTCGCTTTTAAAACCCACGAAATCGATCCTTGTACAAAATACAAAATTCTTAGCCAATTTTGATTTATATAAATATTCTCATCGCTTTTTAAAGTTAAAATATTATCAGAAAATTTTTCTAATGCTCCACCTAAATTTTTCAGAGGTCCTTTCCCCAATTTACATTTTTTCAAATATGGCAACAATTCTCCTGCACCCACGCCAACTCCTTGTCCCCATTTTGCCTGAACTTTCTTGCACCAGTTCTTCATCTGCAAAATTGCCAAATGATTTTGTTTTCCTTCATAAAATCCATTATTAACCGCACAATAAATTTTACTTCCAGACTTTATAACTTTTTCCTTCTCAAATTCTACAAGTAATTTTAGTAAATTGGATGGAATTCCATCAACATATAAAGGAAAAAGAAATATTAAAACATCGCTATTGTAGATTTCATTTTTCATTTTATCATTTAACTTAAAAGAAATTGAATAATATTTTTTTATTTCATTTTCTTTAAGTAAAGACGAAAGATAGTTTCCTAATATTTCAGAATTACTTTTAACTGCTTTTGGACTTCCATTTATTAGAGTAATTTTCATATTCCATCATTCTCCCTGATCTTCTAAAAAAGAAACCTTAAAATTTTTTGTATTTAAATTCACACTATTAGCCTTTACTATTTCTTTAGCCGCTGTCTTTTCACTTTGTGTCAAATTTTCCCCATAAAAATATACATTTAAATCAAATCTCATTTTATTTCGTGCGACATGATGCATTTCCTTATTCTTAAATTTAAAAAATGGCAACAAATATGGAATTGTTCTATCCAGTACATTTTTTACAAATGGACTATAAGAACCATAGACACATTGACTTATAATCACAACTTTGTCTGCCTTTGAATATAATGTTGCTAAATTTTCATATCCATCCCTAATTTTACATCTCCCAGGAGTTTTAATCCAGCATTCAAAACACCCCATGCAACTTTTAATTTTATTATTATCACAAATTATAAATATATCTTCATCAGCTATTATTTTCTTTTGATTTATACTTTCTTTTATTTTATCTATAATTTTTTCTTTTTTTTCAATTTTCCACTTTAAATTTTTCAATTTTTCATTATCTAAATCATGTATAATCAATTCCATATTTCTCACCTTATTTAAGATTTAAACTCATATAGCATAACAACTTTAAAATTTCATTTTAATATTACTTTACTATACAAACTGATTTTATTATCTCTTCTATTTTTTCTTCCCAAATTTCAGAATATGTTATATCATTCATAATCATTATTGTTACTAATCCCTGTACTAATGCCCACATTGCTATAATTTTATCTTGTATAGCTTGATTTGGTACATCTGCTTTTTGAAGTACTTTAGTTGCCTCGCTTTTTAATATATTAAAAGCACTTTGATTACTATTTTCTATTTCTGAAAACTCTGATAATAAATCTATTTTTGTATTACTTCTTGAAATTATAAAATAATAATACTCATGATTTTCGCAAAAAAACATAACATATGTTTTTCCCAATTTTACCAATAAATTTTCGCTATTTTCATATTTTTTTCTCGTCTTAGCCAATTCCATTGCTAATATTTTCCAAATATAATCACTCATTGCTTCAAGCAAATCACTTTTTTTCTTAAAATATGTATAGGGAGCCGCATTACTTACTCCACACATTTTAGCTATTCTTCTTAAAGATAATTTTTCTTCCCCCACCTCATTTATCATTTCTATCCCCTTTTCAATCAATTCTTCTCTCAGATTTCCATGATGATAGCTCTTTTTAGATTTCTCCATTTTATTGACCTTTCATTTATCTTATCACTGTAAAGATTATACAATTTAATCTTAACATTGTCAAGTTTATTTTGAAAATTTTTTTTATTTTAACTTAAATTTTTTAAATATCTTTTGGCACATCATAAGCCTGATGGCAAATCGGACATTCCAAATATTCTTTCCTTGCACTTATCGGAAAAATTGGTATCCAAAACAAAGTAAACCAATCACGATATTCCACAAAATTCCAATCAGATGTATTGTTGCATCTTGAACAATGACAGTTTTCTAGTGTTCCTAAATTTTTAAACTTTCTTTTCGTTCCAAATATTAAAATCATTTTAGATACCTCACTTTCCAATTTTTGAGTAAAACTTCTCCCACTCCTATAAAAAAGTGGGAGACTTTATTAATCTTCTTTTTCAACTTCCAGCAATTTCAATCTCAAATCATCTTCAAGCACTTGTTCTTCAATTCCCGCAGGTGCTCCAGTCATCAAGTCTTGTCCCTTATTAGTTTTAGGGAACGGAATTACTTCTTTTATTGAGTCTTCCTTCAACATTGCCATAAGCCATCTATCAATTCCGTAAGCAAGTCCTCCATGTGGTGGAACTCCATATTTTAAGACTTCCAAGAAAAATCCAAATTTATCTTCCAATTCTTCTTGACCAAATCCTAATTTTTCAAAAACTTTTGCCTGTAAATCTTCATCGTGAATTCTGATACTTCCTCCACCGATTTCATAACCATTTAAGACAATATCGTATGAATCTGTCTTGATTTTTGCAAGTTCATTCGTATCAAGATACTTTCTATCTTCTTCTTTAATCGAAGTAAACGGATGGTGTTGTGCTTTATATCTATTTTCTTCTTCACTCCATTCAAACATAGGAAAATCAACTACCCATAAGAATTTAAACGCATTTTTGTCGATTAATTCTAACTCTTCTCCCAATTTCAATCTCAACGCTCCCAATCCATCATGCACAACTTTATATTTATCAGCCAAAATTAACGCAACTTCATTATTTTTAATTCCTAATTTTTCAATAATTTGTGTCAATTTTTCTTCTGAGAAGAATTTCGCAATTGGAGAATTTATTTCTCCATTTTCATTCATTTTAATATACGCCAAACCTTTTGCTTTAAAGTATGTTTTCACATAATCTTCCAAATCTTTTATATATTTTCTCGAGAATTTTTCCGCATTTGGTGCAACAATTGCTTTTACATTCCCACCATCTTTCAATGCATTTTCAAAAACGCCAAATCCACAATCAGCAGTTTCTTCTGACAAATCAATCAATTTCATATCAAATCTCAAATCTGGCTTATCTGAACCATAAAAATTCATCGCATCATCGTAGCTCATTCTTGGAAATTTTTCAGTAATTTCAATTTCTGTAACATCTTTAAATACTGTCTTTGTCAATTCTTCAGCCATTGAAATCACATCTTCTTGCTCAACAAACGACATTTCCACATCTAATTGAGTAAATTCAGGCTGTCTGTCCGCTCTCAAATCCTCATCTCTAAAACATTTTGCCAATTGATAATATTTGTCAATCCCAGAAACCATAAGTATTTGCTTAAACAATTGTGGTGATTGTGGCAATGCATAAAAATCACCTTTGTTAGTTCTACTTGGCACGATAAAATCCCTCGCTCCTTCAGGTGTTGCTTTTGCCAAAATCGGAGTATCGACATCTAAAAATCCATTTTCATTCATAAATTTTCTAATTGAAAACAACATATCGTTTCTTTTAATAATATTATTCAACATTTTCGGTCTTCTAATATCCAAATATCTATAAGTTAATCTCATATTTTCACTAAGATTCCCAGTTTCACTAATCTCAAACGGTAACTGTTTCGCACGGCTTAAAACCTCAATTTTTTTCGCTTCAATCTCAATATCCCCAGTAGGAATATTTTTATTTTTACTACTTCTCTCAGCCACAACTCCAGTAACCTTCAAAACCCATTCATTCTTATACTTTCTAGCTTCCTCAAAAAGTTCACTCCCAGAAACTTCCTCATTCAACAAAATTTGAGTAACCCCATATCTATCCCTCAAATCAATAAACACAAAGTGCCCCAAATCCCTAACTTTAGAAATCCATCCCGACAAAGTTACTTCTTCACCAATATTTTCCATTCTTAACTCATTTAATTTATAGTTTCTATACATTTTTTGTCCTTTCTTTATTTAATGATTTTATATTTTTTCTATAAAATTTAATACAATCTATTTTTTTTACAATTTATCTTATTTCATTTCATTCCAACTTTTTTCCACAACTTTTTGCATTTCTATCACATCTTTTGGCAATCCTTCAACAGTTATTTCATAAAGCTTGTCTTTCACAATAACACTATTTTTAATCATTGATTTTCCTTGAAAATCTGTCAATACAAACCGCATTCCTTTATGACCATTCAAAATTACTGGTTCTAGCGACATTTTATTTTCAGAGACTCCTGCTTTTTTATATTTATCATACACATTTTTTAACATTTTTTCTACTGCCTTTTCTGAATTCATATTTTTGTACTCTTTAGCTAAATCATATGACATAAGCGTGTAAATATCACCATTTCCTTTGCTTATTTGCATTGCATATACTGGTAATCTAACATCAGCAAATAATGTCCAACCTTCTGTTTTAGGATATTCGATAAAACCTACTTTTTCATTTCCAAATCTACCTTTTTCAAAATATTTCATCGAATCCATATATATTTTTCTCTTTTCAGTTTCAACTTTTTTAACTATCTCTTGTCCCTTTTCAGAATTCAAATCTAATAAACATCCAATATGTCCCGCAGGTTTATAACAATTTTCAGAATATAAACTTAATGCACTAATCAAAAGTAACGCTGTAAAAAAAATCTTTTTCATCTTAATACTCCTTTAAATTTCTTGTTTCAAAATCTCCAAAACTTCCTCAAAGCTATATTTTTCTTGCTCTCCAGTGCTAAACTTCTTAACCGTGAGCACATTTTCATCTCGTTCTTCTTCCCCTAAAATCAACACATATTCAGCATTTTCACGGTTTGCCTTTTTCATTTGTGCTCCAAAGCTTTTTGCATTGTAGTCAAAGTTTACTTTAATACCATTTTTTCTAAGTTCGTTTACTGTTTTCACAAAATATTCTTTTGTGTCATCAAAATAAATCACATAAATTTTTTTTTCTTCTTCAGAAATTATAGAATCATCCATTAACATTGCGATTCTTTCCATTCCAGCGGCAAATCCTATTCCAGGAACTTTCGCATTTCCTAATATTTCAAGCAATCTGTCGTATCGTCCACCCGCAAGAACTGTCGCCTGTGATCCCAATTTATTCGATTTGATTTCAAAAACCGTGTCTGAATAATAATCAAGCCCTCTAACCAATTTATCATTCACGACATAATTCACGCCCAACAATTCCAAATATTTTTTAGTGTCTTCAAAATATTTTTTACTTTCTTCATCTAAATAATCGTAAAGTTTTGGTGCATTTTTAAACTCTTCCTGATCGCCTTTATCCTTAGAATCCAAAGCTCTCAAAGGATTTTTCTTATATCTTTTTTGTGAATCCTCACTCAATTTATCAAGTCTTTCAAACATAAATTTTTTCAAATCTTCAATATATTTTTTTCTCGACTCAACATTTCCTAAGCTATTAATCTCCACAACTAAGCCAGTAATTCCAAGTTCTTCAAGAAAATCGCAACCCATTTTAATAATTTCTGCATCCAGATATGCACTTCTCACACCAAACATTTCCACTCCAGTTTGATGAAATTCTCTCATTCTCCCTTTTTGAGGTGCTTCGTATCTATACATTGGACCATTGTAAAACCATTTCACAATCGGAGAAGACTTATGAAATCCAGCTTCAAGATACGCTCTTACAACTCCCGCAGTCCCTTCTGGACGCATTGTAACATCTCTTTCTCCCTTATCTTTAAAATCGTACATTTCTTTAGAAACAACATCAGTCTCATCTCCAACTCCTCGTTTGAAAAGCTCCGTTTCTTCCAAAATCGGCGTAATTATCCGCTCAAATCCGTATTTTTCAAAAACTTTTTTTGAAATATTCACAATCGCATCATATTTTTTCACATCGTCAGAATATCTATCTTTCATTCCTTTTAAGGCGGTTATCATATTTTTTTCCTTTCTTAATTAATATCATCAATTTTATTTTATAGATTATTATACCACAATTGACTAAAGATTTTAAGATGTGGGATTTCATAATTAATCTTTTCATTCAACATCTTTATTTGTAAAATCACATCTAGTTAACTGCTCCATCACATGTTTTCTTATCATTTCTTCATCACTTTGTAATAATAATTCCGGTTTTTCTTTCGCCTTAGGAGTATTTATATCCCCTAAAGCAAAACAACATTTTCTCACTAATGCGAAATTATCATCCCAACGGTATTTTTCAAAATTTGAAATTGCTAGTTCATAAATGCAATCTATTGTAGAAGGTAATTCTAGTTGCTGGAGATAAAACACTATGTCTTCATGTTTTCCATGCCATTCTTCTTTTGTTAATTTGCATAAAATATCAACAAATTTTTCACTGTATAATTTGAACATGTAAATTGCTGAAATTAAAATATCTACGCTGTCTCCATTTTTTTCATTATATGCTTTTTCCAACTCTGTTTTTATATACTCTATTCTTTCATCATCGTTTTTTAAAAATTCCTTTTGTAATTGTTGAAAACTTATTTGTTTTTTATATTTTTTCCACATCAAATTTTCCAATTCTTCAAGACTATTTTTCTCCATTTTTTATTATTTCCTTTCTAAAACTAATTTCTTTAATATTTTGATTAAATATTTCCAGTCCTTTTCTTTATTAATATTAGTCAAATTAAAAATACTCCATCATTTTAAATTTTGATACAATGCAAAAATTGTCGTGATCTTTTTATAACTTACTCACTAATTTATTTTATTTTTCTCATCTTCAATCAAATCTCTTAAATCATTACTTCCTTCCTCATAAATTATTTTTGCAATAACTCTCAAAATTTTATAAAGTTTTCTCAAGCCATAAAATATTAAAATTGTCAAAAGAAAAGTTTGTGAAAATAATAATGAAAATAATAAATTTATGTTTTTGTTGATTTTATACAAACTTTTTTCTAAAAAAAGACTAAATACGATATTTCTTAGCAAATAAACTTGCACAGGAATATAAATTGCAGTTGCCATGCGGATTATTTTTAATATTGAAAGTACAAGTTTTCTTATTTCAAACGAATATTTTTTCTCTCTTTGCAAAATTTTATACATAATTTTTTCTTTTGTAATAAATTCCAGCTCAAAATATCTATCTTTTAAAGTCAAAAGCAACATAAAAATTACAGAAATTAAAAACATCACATA harbors:
- the lepB gene encoding signal peptidase I; translation: MNMLNFFKKNIFLVIIFIFFSIIFIFSRFTYNVTNSLTKGIYFKKFFPKYKKNNLVLFELDKKYLKYLENFPNKNKMKKIYLIKRIVGVCGDKIENRNGGIFINGEKKGEIFKIKGLNENKNENKNIKKEESYVLRKDEFFVMGDTPTSFDSRYFGILKKKNFKFEMKLLIDEKKLEKIIKYF
- the ahpC gene encoding alkyl hydroperoxide reductase subunit C; protein product: MSLIGKKVDNFTVQGYQNETFREVNFEKDILGKWSIFMFYPADFTFVCPTELEDLEDHHKELNDLGFEVYSVSTDTHFTHKAWHDHSEAISKVTFTMLGDPKKELVKIFDVLEEESGMAFRGTFIVNPEGKIVAYEVNDGGIGRDASELVRRAKAAKFVHDNPGLVCPAKWKEGEKTLKPGLDLVGKI
- a CDS encoding thioredoxin family protein, with product MALLDKNIVEQLKGYFNNINGNIEMVSFLDDSEKSKELDSFLTEVDAISDKVNYTKKIFGSDADFEKMHNITRPISFTLLKDGKKSGINFNGIPGGHEFNSFILAILGLAGMGKKLGGEQLIKVESVTKPLNIETYVSLSCTKCPEVIQALNIISMANENITTSLIDGGVFTEEVTQKNIQGVPVVYINGEKASVGEKTIEELIDIVINA
- a CDS encoding flavodoxin family protein — its product is MELIIHDLDNEKLKNLKWKIEKKEKIIDKIKESINQKKIIADEDIFIICDNNKIKSCMGCFECWIKTPGRCKIRDGYENLATLYSKADKVVIISQCVYGSYSPFVKNVLDRTIPYLLPFFKFKNKEMHHVARNKMRFDLNVYFYGENLTQSEKTAAKEIVKANSVNLNTKNFKVSFLEDQGE
- a CDS encoding TetR/AcrR family transcriptional regulator → MEKSKKSYHHGNLREELIEKGIEMINEVGEEKLSLRRIAKMCGVSNAAPYTYFKKKSDLLEAMSDYIWKILAMELAKTRKKYENSENLLVKLGKTYVMFFCENHEYYYFIISRSNTKIDLLSEFSEIENSNQSAFNILKSEATKVLQKADVPNQAIQDKIIAMWALVQGLVTIMIMNDITYSEIWEEKIEEIIKSVCIVK
- a CDS encoding zinc-ribbon domain-containing protein produces the protein MESEVSKMILIFGTKRKFKNLGTLENCHCSRCNNTSDWNFVEYRDWFTLFWIPIFPISARKEYLECPICHQAYDVPKDI
- the aspS gene encoding aspartate--tRNA ligase, which codes for MYRNYKLNELRMENIGEEVTLSGWISKVRDLGHFVFIDLRDRYGVTQILLNEEVSGSELFEEARKYKNEWVLKVTGVVAERSSKNKNIPTGDIEIEAKKIEVLSRAKQLPFEISETGNLSENMRLTYRYLDIRRPKMLNNIIKRNDMLFSIRKFMNENGFLDVDTPILAKATPEGARDFIVPSRTNKGDFYALPQSPQLFKQILMVSGIDKYYQLAKCFRDEDLRADRQPEFTQLDVEMSFVEQEDVISMAEELTKTVFKDVTEIEITEKFPRMSYDDAMNFYGSDKPDLRFDMKLIDLSEETADCGFGVFENALKDGGNVKAIVAPNAEKFSRKYIKDLEDYVKTYFKAKGLAYIKMNENGEINSPIAKFFSEEKLTQIIEKLGIKNNEVALILADKYKVVHDGLGALRLKLGEELELIDKNAFKFLWVVDFPMFEWSEEENRYKAQHHPFTSIKEEDRKYLDTNELAKIKTDSYDIVLNGYEIGGGSIRIHDEDLQAKVFEKLGFGQEELEDKFGFFLEVLKYGVPPHGGLAYGIDRWLMAMLKEDSIKEVIPFPKTNKGQDLMTGAPAGIEEQVLEDDLRLKLLEVEKED
- the hisS gene encoding histidine--tRNA ligase; its protein translation is MITALKGMKDRYSDDVKKYDAIVNISKKVFEKYGFERIITPILEETELFKRGVGDETDVVSKEMYDFKDKGERDVTMRPEGTAGVVRAYLEAGFHKSSPIVKWFYNGPMYRYEAPQKGRMREFHQTGVEMFGVRSAYLDAEIIKMGCDFLEELGITGLVVEINSLGNVESRKKYIEDLKKFMFERLDKLSEDSQKRYKKNPLRALDSKDKGDQEEFKNAPKLYDYLDEESKKYFEDTKKYLELLGVNYVVNDKLVRGLDYYSDTVFEIKSNKLGSQATVLAGGRYDRLLEILGNAKVPGIGFAAGMERIAMLMDDSIISEEEKKIYVIYFDDTKEYFVKTVNELRKNGIKVNFDYNAKSFGAQMKKANRENAEYVLILGEEERDENVLTVKKFSTGEQEKYSFEEVLEILKQEI